The proteins below are encoded in one region of Halorhodospira halochloris:
- a CDS encoding cytochrome d ubiquinol oxidase subunit II: MELIDITLIWVGLVGLAVIMYVVLDGFDLGVGILYPLLPNEQARDHMMRSVAPVWDGNETWLVLGGAGLLAAFPAIYSIFLPALYIGVFLMLAGLIFRGVAFEFRFKSQRYRHWWNIAFAGGSTVAAAAQGFVVGAYVQGFEVEGFTYVGGAFDWFTPFTLFTALSLVIGYALLGATWGIMKTEGETQKWLYGATPWILGATAVCLFVVSIWTPLTQPTVMERWLEEWQRLWVMPFIGLVSTVLVMWGVVKRSDFMPFFSAIGLFLSAYAGILASKLPYAVPPQITFREAASAPESQLFLLLGILFMLPIVLGYTAWTYWVFRGKVQHSGGYH; encoded by the coding sequence ATGGAACTGATCGACATTACCTTGATCTGGGTAGGGCTGGTCGGCTTGGCAGTCATAATGTATGTGGTTTTGGACGGCTTCGATCTGGGGGTGGGCATCCTCTACCCACTGCTGCCTAACGAGCAAGCCCGTGATCATATGATGCGTTCCGTGGCACCCGTATGGGATGGCAACGAAACCTGGCTGGTCTTAGGTGGGGCAGGGCTACTAGCGGCATTTCCGGCTATCTACTCGATCTTTCTGCCAGCTCTGTATATCGGCGTATTCCTGATGCTTGCCGGTCTGATTTTCCGTGGCGTTGCCTTCGAGTTTCGGTTCAAGTCGCAGCGCTATCGGCATTGGTGGAACATAGCCTTTGCCGGAGGCTCAACGGTCGCGGCTGCAGCGCAGGGCTTTGTTGTAGGCGCTTATGTCCAGGGCTTTGAGGTCGAGGGCTTTACTTATGTTGGTGGGGCTTTCGACTGGTTCACTCCGTTTACCCTGTTTACGGCGCTATCGCTAGTCATCGGCTACGCCCTGCTGGGAGCGACGTGGGGCATTATGAAGACCGAAGGAGAGACGCAGAAATGGCTTTATGGGGCGACTCCCTGGATTTTGGGAGCAACAGCAGTCTGCTTGTTTGTGGTTAGTATATGGACCCCCCTGACGCAGCCCACGGTAATGGAACGCTGGCTTGAAGAGTGGCAGCGACTTTGGGTCATGCCGTTTATTGGCCTTGTGTCCACCGTTCTTGTTATGTGGGGTGTAGTAAAGCGCAGCGATTTTATGCCCTTTTTCAGCGCAATAGGACTGTTTCTATCTGCCTATGCTGGGATCCTGGCCAGCAAGCTCCCATATGCCGTCCCGCCGCAAATAACGTTCCGTGAGGCGGCCTCTGCGCCGGAGTCACAACTTTTCCTATTGCTTGGCATTTTGTTCATGTTGCCGATAGTCTTGGGCTATACCGCGTGGACCTATTGGGTATTTCGCGGCAAAGTTCAACATAGTGGTGGATACCACTGA
- a CDS encoding cytochrome ubiquinol oxidase subunit I, with protein sequence MEVLDPVFLSRLQFAFVVSFHAIFPAFTIGLAAYIAFLEAKWYRNDDPIYRQLSEFWTRIFAVVFGMGVVSGIVMSFQFGTNWSEFSFAAANFIGPIISYEVLTAFFMEAVFLGVLLFGRDRVPRGTHLFAACMVAIGTFISSFWILSANSWMHTPAGFELRDGIFYVTSWIEAIFNPSLWYRFAHVAVASLLTGAFVVAGVSAYYLLRKREEEANRRALSMALWMILFTAPAQAFVGDLHGLNTFEQQPIKVAAMEGNWETREGAPFYLFAWPDSEAEENRFSVGIPNAASFILTHDWHGEVPGLKEVSADERPPVGVVFWSFRVMLAIGVIMIAIAVWSLWLRIRGRLFVSRGLQRVLQWMIPAPFIAVLAGWFVTETGRYPWLVYQHMTLAEGVTPSLTGGMVLATLIGYVAVYAIIFSAGIYYLSRIVVKGPESVDKYASTEVAPSRPMSLVNIPFEENEQR encoded by the coding sequence ATGGAAGTCTTAGATCCAGTTTTTCTGTCCCGTCTGCAGTTCGCCTTCGTGGTCTCGTTTCATGCGATATTCCCGGCGTTCACAATCGGACTTGCCGCTTACATCGCCTTCCTGGAGGCCAAGTGGTATCGCAACGACGACCCTATCTACCGACAGCTCTCGGAGTTTTGGACAAGGATCTTCGCGGTCGTATTTGGCATGGGGGTTGTGTCCGGCATCGTAATGTCGTTCCAGTTCGGTACTAACTGGAGTGAATTCTCCTTTGCTGCGGCCAATTTCATCGGACCAATTATCTCTTACGAGGTGCTGACAGCCTTCTTTATGGAGGCGGTTTTTCTTGGTGTACTGCTATTTGGGCGGGATAGAGTGCCGCGAGGCACCCATCTGTTCGCCGCATGCATGGTGGCTATCGGTACGTTTATTTCATCGTTCTGGATTCTATCCGCCAATTCGTGGATGCACACCCCGGCAGGATTCGAACTGCGCGACGGTATCTTCTATGTGACTTCGTGGATTGAGGCCATATTCAACCCGTCACTCTGGTATCGCTTCGCCCACGTGGCTGTGGCTTCGTTACTCACCGGGGCCTTTGTCGTAGCTGGGGTAAGCGCATATTACCTGCTGCGCAAGAGAGAAGAGGAAGCTAACCGCAGAGCTCTATCAATGGCGCTGTGGATGATCCTATTTACTGCTCCGGCACAAGCATTCGTCGGCGACTTGCACGGCCTGAACACTTTTGAGCAACAGCCGATCAAAGTCGCAGCGATGGAAGGTAACTGGGAGACGCGTGAGGGCGCCCCCTTCTACCTTTTTGCTTGGCCGGACTCCGAGGCCGAGGAAAATCGCTTCAGTGTAGGTATTCCTAACGCGGCGAGCTTTATCCTAACCCATGATTGGCATGGCGAAGTCCCCGGACTAAAGGAGGTCAGCGCAGATGAGAGGCCACCGGTAGGAGTGGTCTTTTGGTCTTTCAGGGTGATGTTGGCTATTGGAGTAATAATGATCGCCATAGCGGTCTGGAGTTTGTGGTTGCGTATCCGCGGGCGACTCTTCGTAAGTCGGGGATTGCAGAGGGTTTTGCAGTGGATGATCCCGGCGCCGTTTATTGCCGTGCTTGCCGGTTGGTTCGTAACCGAGACCGGCCGCTATCCGTGGCTGGTGTATCAGCACATGACCTTGGCGGAGGGCGTCACGCCGTCCCTTACCGGCGGCATGGTGCTCGCTACGCTAATCGGTTATGTCGCCGTTTATGCGATTATCTTTTCGGCTGGCATTTACTACCTCTCGCGCATAGTGGTTAAGGGCCCAGAAAGTGTAGATAAATATGCGTCCACTGAGGTGGCCCCCTCAAGGCCGATGTCGCTAGTAAATATTCCTTTTGAGGAAAATGAGCAGAGGTAA